The Mytilus edulis chromosome 4, xbMytEdul2.2, whole genome shotgun sequence nucleotide sequence TTTGATGCACACAAAATTTTGAACTAGTTTGTCAATAATTGAGTTTTAACTGAAGAAACATCTTAATTTTGTGAACTTAttttgaaactagaggctctcaagagcctgtatcgctcacctgattctaccggtacttgggtttttgaaatcatataaaaaaaatataaaatttggctaaaagtaacaaCACATCCCcggcacctcataaggaaaggaacattcatgctatgttggatgtcattcaattcagtggttctttagaagaagacttttgtatgcatttcccataggatcctatgttaaactaagtcccccactggcggccatcttggatgttgcaatgacaacaaagtaacaacacttggtcagcatctcattaggaacattcatgctatgtttggtttcattccattcagtgattcactaaaagaagtcatttgtatgcatttgccatagggtcctatgttaaactaagtcccccactggcggccatcttggataatgggtcggctacaaagtaacaacacttggtcagcatctcataaggaacatttatgctatgtttggtttcattccattcagtggttctctataaGAAGAAACTTGTATGTATTTctaatagggtcctatgttaaactaagtcccccactggcggccatcttggacgtGGGGAatggcaacaaagtaacaacacttggtcagtatctcattaggaacattcatgctatggttggttacattccattcagtggttcactaaaagaagacatttgtatgtatttcccgtaaggtcctatgttaaactaagtctcctgctggcggccatcttggatgatggattggctacaaagtaacaacacttggtcagcacctcataaggaacattcatgctatgttttgttttattccattcagtggttctctaaaagaagtcatttgtatgcatttcccatagggtcctatgttaaactaagtccccctgcTGGCAGCCATTTTGGATGTTGAATCGTCTACAAAGTAACAActcttggtcagcacctcataaggaacattcatgccatgtttggttttattccattcagtggttctttaaaagaagacatttgtatatatttcccataggtcttatgttaaactaagtcccccacgctggtggccatcttggatgatggatcggctacaaagtaacaaaacttggtcagcacctcataagaaacattcatgccatgtttggtttcattccattcagtggttctttaaaagaagacatttgtatatatttcccataggtcctatgttaaactaagtccccctgctggtggccatcttggatgatggatcggctacaaagtaacaaaacttggtcagcacctcataaggaacattcatgccatgtttggtttcattccattcagtggtactctaaaagaagacatttgtatatatttcccatagAGTCCTATGCTAAACTAAGTCCAtgttggcggccatcttggatgatgggtcggcttcaaagtaacaacacttggtcagcacctcataaggaacattcatgccatgtttggttcattccattcagtggttctctagaagaagttgtaagggacttagtttaacataggaccctattttttaaaatgtaaaaagttaacgatgacgacagacgccaagtgatgagaaaagctcacttggccctttggaccaggtgagctaaaaatctgaTATGAGATTTTCTTCCTTTAAAATATAGAATTTGAAATAGATCAGGATGTTTCTAACAATACCTGATAAGATGACATATATACTAATTACACTATTAATGCATTTGAAAAAGCTAAAATCAAAACATGATTGATAGTTATTGTATACCTCAAATTTGTCCAGGAACAATCAAGAGATGAATCAGTCAAAGTCTGCatttctgtgctgacatgaattatcattgatatagtcaCATTTATAAAATAACTGTGTACAGAACTTTAGAATTTTTTGAAGAAaccaaggcttttctacctcaggaatagattaccttagctgtatttggcaaaacttttaggaattttggtcctcaatgctcttcaacttcgtactctatttggctattttaacttttttttatcttgagcgtcactgatgagtcttttgtagacgaaacacgcgtctggggtaaatacaaaatttaatcctgatatctataatgagtttatttctaaACATTTGATATTGATGTGTGAAAAAGAAGAATTTGAAGtataaaatgaacatttttaaaaacttagATATCTCTAGCTTAATCTCATCTAATTCACAAGCAAAATCTTGTTAGATAAGGAAAATATTGAATGATGAAaatctatgttatttttttatcattcattgATAGGATCTAAAAGAGAAGATTTTAAGCCAGCTGGAAAGGACAGCCCATATTAGACATGAACCATTACTCCTAAACCCAAAGGTTTCAGAAACAGCTAAAACAGGTAAAAGCTACATTTTTTCAGTTGGTATTCCTCTTACATTGACTTAAAAATATGCACGTTAAAAATAGAAAGCATATTTGATAATGCGTTATTATTGTAGAGTGGAAATATGTTAAGAGATTTAAAAGTATGTTAAGGGAGGTTCACAGATACATTTTATGTGACTATAACAAAAAATTCTGGgcacaattttattaaaattactcATTTCATAATCATGTTTATCAAACCATATTTAGCAGATTTCTAtagaaagaaagacaactctaactgtAATGTAGAAACGccatttcatgtatattttattctCTTTTAAATTAGAATATATCATTTCATTTAAGAAAACAATGTGCTGTGCAAGATCTGTAAATGATTGTTgaatttatttatgatttcagTTCCTAATCATTATTACTACAGAATGAAAGCAGTAGATGCCTTTTCTAAATTTGGTGAGTATTTGATGAATATTGAAAATCTGCATTGATTTAAGATGGAGTTCGAGAGCAGGAAAAAGTAATATCAAATTAGCTGAGTGGAACAAACACTAATGTCAAAATGATTTATAACATGTCTGacaatacaaatgtatgtgtTTAATAGAGATAATTACCATTAGGACAATTGAAGGTTTTCTGTTCGTTGAGACTTGATAAATGGTTAATAATTATCAATTTTCAGTATTCTGCTTTCGGCATGTTAATTAAAAAAGGAATTTGAGGCACTTGGATTTTTGTTGTCATGAAAATATATTGTTCACAAAATACATTTGGTAAGGTGCACTATCCctaaaaaatgtaataaaggTTTCATAACAACCAATTTTGTGTCTAATTTTGTAATCTAATTCTTAATTAGCACTTAGCAGATGAGCTCACCCTAAAATCAAAAAAAGGGTCCATGTCTGATTTTAGTCTAGTCGCTTTGGTGCAGAAATATCTCATGGTGTCATCGCAATTACTGATGCAGTACATATGTTATGGTAAATGCAAGAAGTTTGAAgactaaaattaaatatttctaaatacttgaaaaattcaaaaaaaataatgatatccGACAGAATTGCATCTTGTTGACATCTAAAGGTGGATGTTAATACATCATTATAAGCCAGGAAAGTTGGCATATCATACCTTCCCCTTTGACAAGTGACAAAATATAATATTGCATGATACAATGtatctgaaaaaataattttgtacaaCGAAATTAAAATATTTGCTGTTTTTTTTCTCCAGATGAAGTTCTAAAAGAAGAAGAACCAGATTCTATAGGCAGACATCCATCAAAAAATGTAAGAGGATATCTGTTTGGTCTTTATACAGAATATCTGAGTACGTCATCTGAAGATCTCATACATAAGTTCTGTGATTCATATGAAAATGCTAGACATGATCCTAACGACTTTGGTGAAGATCAGTATAACAATTACATGGTACTTTTAGAAGAACTTATAACATGTTTAAGAGTGGGTCTCAGAAAGAAGCGTGGTATGCCGTTAGAAAAAGCCTCTAAGCTTGAAACTGAGGTTATATTTGACTCAGAAAGAAAAGGTATTGTGAAAACTAAGACAAATGTTCATCCTGATAAAACAGCAGAGACTAAAGGAAAAAGTGTAACAAGACCTGGAGAAATAAGATACAGGTCTAGAACAGATAGTAGTGTACATTCAAGTttactggacagtggtcattCTAGTCAAAGTAGTGCTAGTATTGAATTAACTACAAGTACAAGAGGTGGTAGCACAGAAAGAGATAATAAAGAATCTCAGAACAAGACTGATACTTCTTGTTGAATATAATACTCATGAGATGACTATAATGAATGATGTAATAGTCATAAACACTTCTTGTCAATTTAAGCTTTGATTTACATTGTTCTACTGACATTTTGTAGTCTAGTGTATAAATGTATGTACTCTCTAAGTTAAATAAATATTGCTATAATTGCAATATAATTGGTAATTTGTTTTGTTGGGATGCATCACAATATACTGGTACTGTAAATTAACAAATTATTGCCATGTTTTTATGAATGCTTATAATGCGACTTGGTGATTATCACAATAATATATAagtgttcataagtgtttcttgtttttatatagattagaccgtagGTTTTCCtgtttggatggttttacactagtaatttttggagcCTTTTGTAGCTTgatgttcggtatgagccaaggctcggtgttgaagaccataccttgacctatgatggattacttttataaattgtgacttggatggagagttgtcttattggcactcatacctcatcttcttaatGTATATCTAAGAATTCTCATTCTGATAACTGGCTGTTTCTGATGTGGCATCTATCAGTTGTCATctcttaacatttaaaaaaatacttttatgaaACTACCGGACCAAACATGACCAAATCATTATTTGgagattttgtataaaaaaatgtattctttgATCTTGCAATCTAACCAACATGGACAACAtgactgaaaatagaacatataggaaaaatgcaagttttgtttattatctttaaaaaatccACTATACATTTTGtggagaaaatctgacatggcaGAAATGATCAGAATATTGAGTCTAACTTGGACTATTATATTAAAGTTAGtataaaattgattgattgagtgttagttgctttacgccgcataaGTTAATATAACAGTCCTTGTTGAGTCTACTAACTGACCATCAACATCAAAACGGTCAGACACATgctataggagttattgcccttaaatgacgtATCTAACAAATTCTCTACATTCAAATCAAGATCTAACAGTGAAACATTATTGTCGATATCTTTGGTCAT carries:
- the LOC139520173 gene encoding protein C1orf43 homolog — protein: MGELSKDISVISVVLFIGAGALVFFLLFILAKRQIIRFAWKATRPPHVSIGLDAPKDLKEKILSQLERTAHIRHEPLLLNPKVSETAKTVPNHYYYRMKAVDAFSKFDEVLKEEEPDSIGRHPSKNVRGYLFGLYTEYLSTSSEDLIHKFCDSYENARHDPNDFGEDQYNNYMVLLEELITCLRVGLRKKRGMPLEKASKLETEVIFDSERKGIVKTKTNVHPDKTAETKGKSVTRPGEIRYRSRTDSSVHSSLLDSGHSSQSSASIELTTSTRGGSTERDNKESQNKTDTSC